The Petropleomorpha daqingensis genome includes a window with the following:
- a CDS encoding DUF1295 domain-containing protein: MNWAAFGIDAAICLGVVWLLLTGTWAVALRVGRHAIVDVVWGSGFVVVALVSVLLARAHDVGDGGRQVLVVVLTALWGLRLAAHIARRNSGKGEDPRYADIAARATGSVAAHMYRRVYLTQAAALWFVSLPVQVAVHQNGVLWSGASAVLTSVGVAVWAVGLFFEAVGDRQLARFTADPANRGRVMDRGLWRYTRHPNYFGDACVWWGLFLVSAWSWTGLVFVLSPVLMTWTLAKGTGAPLTEERMKSSRQGFAEYVARTSGFVPLPPKRQRDHSVTPAAGQGSR; encoded by the coding sequence GTGAACTGGGCGGCGTTCGGGATCGACGCCGCCATCTGCCTCGGCGTCGTGTGGCTGCTGCTGACCGGGACGTGGGCGGTGGCGCTGCGGGTCGGGCGGCACGCGATCGTCGACGTCGTCTGGGGCTCGGGGTTCGTCGTCGTCGCCCTGGTCTCGGTGCTGCTGGCCCGGGCGCACGACGTCGGGGACGGCGGCCGGCAGGTGCTGGTCGTCGTCCTGACCGCGCTCTGGGGACTGCGGCTGGCCGCGCACATCGCCCGCCGCAACTCCGGCAAGGGCGAGGACCCGCGCTACGCCGACATCGCCGCCCGCGCGACCGGGTCGGTCGCCGCGCACATGTACCGGCGGGTCTACCTGACCCAGGCGGCAGCGCTGTGGTTCGTCTCGCTGCCCGTGCAGGTCGCCGTCCACCAGAACGGTGTCCTCTGGTCGGGCGCGTCGGCCGTGCTGACCTCGGTGGGCGTCGCCGTCTGGGCGGTCGGGCTCTTCTTCGAGGCGGTGGGCGACCGGCAGCTGGCCCGCTTCACCGCCGACCCGGCCAACCGTGGCCGGGTGATGGACCGGGGTCTGTGGCGCTACACCCGGCACCCCAACTACTTCGGCGACGCCTGCGTCTGGTGGGGGCTGTTCCTGGTGTCCGCGTGGTCGTGGACCGGCCTGGTGTTCGTCCTCTCCCCCGTGCTCATGACGTGGACGCTGGCCAAGGGCACGGGAGCGCCTCTGACCGAGGAGCGGATGAAGAGCTCGCGGCAGGGCTTCGCCGAGTACGTGGCACGCACGAGCGGCTTCGTCCCGCTACCGCCGAAGCGGCAGCGGGACCACTCGGTCACCCCGGCTGCTGGTCAAGGAAGTCGCTGA
- a CDS encoding DUF1365 family protein, producing MRAPVLYDVRIGHLRATPVRRSFEHRSHLWLVDLDDVAAGELGLPRWLAGQARFEAADHVGDPDRSIKQNVVAFAAEHGVDDVARVLMLAHPRAGAGRASHVFNPLSTHWCYRADGSPACVVAEVHNTYGERHAYLLHPDEAGRAEVDKEFYVSPFLTVAGRYRMSVASPGERVRVAVELHQDGERVFSAWVSGTGRPATAARVAALALRRPLPALKGSALIRWHGLRLWARRLPITPRQTGNRVATSSPAARLAALVTEVLGDLPLRIRAWDGSEAGPAGAPTVVIRDRRALRRLLWDPDELGLARAYVAGELDVDGDLADGLSRVWALVRARPPRLPGWRDRLRWARAALRLGVVGPRPAPPEAEAVLAGEKHTTHRDSDAIKYHYDQSNDLYAALLDEHMAYSCAYFRQDPALEDGDYDITDAQRDKLELVCRKLGLQPGMRLLDVGCGWGSLILYAAEHHGVHATGVTISAQQRDHVEKLVAERGLADRVTVRLQDYRDVPVPVEGRYDAVASIEMSEHVGQEQYRVYAATLHRLVRPGGRVLVQAMSHPSAPGGGAFIERYVAPDMHMRPTWDTVAMLSAPGLELRDVESLREHYDWTVSAWARRLEERWDEIVGLVGVAGARIWRLYLAGGGLTFREGRMGVDQVLLVRPTDDGGSGMPPTRAGWAL from the coding sequence GTGAGGGCGCCGGTCCTCTACGACGTCCGCATCGGACACCTCCGGGCGACACCGGTGCGGCGCTCCTTCGAGCACCGCAGCCACCTCTGGCTGGTCGACCTGGACGACGTCGCCGCAGGCGAACTCGGCCTCCCCCGGTGGCTGGCCGGCCAGGCCCGGTTCGAGGCGGCCGACCACGTGGGCGACCCGGACCGCTCGATCAAGCAGAACGTGGTCGCGTTCGCGGCGGAGCACGGCGTGGACGACGTCGCGCGGGTGCTCATGCTCGCGCACCCGCGCGCCGGGGCCGGCCGCGCCTCGCACGTGTTCAACCCGCTCTCGACGCACTGGTGCTACCGGGCCGACGGCAGCCCGGCCTGCGTCGTCGCCGAGGTGCACAACACCTACGGCGAGCGGCACGCCTACCTGCTGCACCCCGACGAGGCCGGCCGCGCGGAGGTGGACAAGGAGTTCTACGTGTCCCCCTTCCTGACCGTCGCCGGGCGCTACCGCATGTCCGTGGCGTCGCCCGGCGAGCGGGTGCGGGTCGCCGTCGAGCTGCACCAGGACGGCGAGCGGGTGTTCTCCGCCTGGGTGTCCGGCACCGGGCGACCGGCCACGGCCGCGCGCGTCGCGGCGCTCGCCCTGCGCCGCCCGCTGCCCGCGCTCAAGGGCAGCGCGCTCATCCGCTGGCACGGCCTCCGGCTGTGGGCCCGCCGCCTGCCCATCACTCCCCGACAGACAGGAAACCGCGTGGCCACCTCGTCCCCCGCCGCCCGACTCGCCGCCCTCGTCACCGAGGTGCTGGGCGACCTGCCGCTGCGCATCCGCGCCTGGGACGGCAGCGAGGCCGGCCCGGCGGGCGCCCCGACCGTGGTGATCCGCGACCGCCGGGCGCTGCGCCGCCTGCTCTGGGACCCGGACGAGCTCGGCCTGGCGCGCGCCTACGTCGCCGGCGAACTGGACGTCGACGGTGACCTCGCCGACGGCCTGTCCCGGGTCTGGGCGCTGGTCCGGGCCCGGCCCCCACGGCTCCCCGGGTGGCGGGACCGGCTGCGCTGGGCACGCGCAGCGCTGCGGCTCGGCGTCGTCGGGCCTCGGCCCGCCCCGCCCGAGGCCGAGGCGGTGCTGGCCGGCGAGAAGCACACCACCCACCGCGACAGCGACGCGATCAAGTACCACTACGACCAGAGCAACGACCTCTACGCCGCCCTGCTGGACGAGCACATGGCCTACTCCTGCGCGTACTTCCGGCAGGACCCGGCACTCGAGGACGGCGACTACGACATCACCGACGCCCAGCGGGACAAGCTCGAGCTGGTCTGCCGCAAGCTGGGCCTGCAGCCGGGCATGCGGCTGCTCGACGTCGGCTGCGGGTGGGGCTCGCTGATCCTCTACGCCGCCGAGCACCACGGTGTGCACGCCACCGGGGTCACCATCTCCGCGCAGCAGCGCGACCACGTCGAGAAGCTGGTCGCCGAGCGCGGCCTGGCCGACCGGGTGACGGTCCGGCTGCAGGACTACCGCGACGTTCCGGTGCCGGTCGAGGGCCGGTACGACGCGGTGGCCTCGATCGAGATGAGCGAGCACGTCGGGCAGGAGCAGTACCGGGTCTACGCGGCGACCCTGCACCGGCTGGTCCGCCCCGGCGGCCGGGTGCTGGTGCAGGCGATGAGCCACCCGAGCGCGCCCGGCGGCGGCGCGTTCATCGAGCGCTACGTGGCCCCCGACATGCACATGCGGCCGACCTGGGACACCGTCGCCATGCTCAGCGCGCCGGGTCTGGAGCTGCGCGACGTGGAGAGCCTGCGCGAGCACTACGACTGGACCGTGTCCGCCTGGGCCCGACGCCTCGAGGAGCGCTGGGACGAGATCGTCGGGCTCGTGGGCGTGGCGGGTGCGCGGATCTGGCGGCTCTACCTCGCCGGCGGCGGGTTGACCTTCCGCGAGGGCCGGATGGGGGTCGACCAGGTGCTCCTCGTCCGGCCCACCGACGACGGCGGCAGCGGCATGCCGCCGACCCGCGCCGGCTGGGCACTGTGA
- a CDS encoding NAD(P)/FAD-dependent oxidoreductase, translated as MTAARLHRPTAAVVGSGIAGLTAAYLLQRTHDVTLFEAEDRLGGHSHTHDLTGSDGHPVAVDSGFIVHNERTYPHLIRLFRELGVATQPTEMSMSISCDGCGLEYAGAKGFAGLFAQLRRLGNPTYLRMLTEVTAFHRAARRLLRHADAHPGGSIDGLTLGTFLAICGFSPYFVRHFVLPVVSCVWSAGAGLSLEYPAVYLFRFLHNHGMLSVTGSPQWRTVTGGSRTYVERAAKGLSAVQTGAGVRTLTRHADGVELVDDDGQHHDSDVVVVATHADQALALLGDPTDAEREVLGAFEYSRNETLLHTDARVLPDARRARASWNYRLSGCDRLGDDVQVSYWMNRLQDLEVPEDYLVTLNGGQGVDPGSVLQRMVYEHPIYTPASVAAQRRLPELTTGRTAFAGAYHGWGFHEDGCSSGVRAAAAFGAVW; from the coding sequence GTGACCGCCGCGCGCCTGCACCGTCCGACCGCCGCCGTCGTCGGGTCCGGGATCGCCGGCCTGACGGCGGCCTACCTGCTGCAGCGGACCCACGACGTCACGCTCTTCGAGGCCGAGGACCGGCTCGGCGGCCACTCCCACACCCACGACCTGACCGGCTCGGACGGTCACCCGGTCGCGGTCGACAGCGGCTTCATCGTGCACAACGAGCGGACCTATCCCCACCTGATCCGGCTGTTCCGCGAGCTGGGCGTGGCCACCCAGCCCACCGAGATGAGCATGTCCATCAGCTGCGACGGCTGCGGCCTCGAGTACGCGGGCGCAAAGGGCTTCGCCGGCCTGTTCGCGCAGCTGCGCCGCCTCGGCAACCCCACCTACCTGCGCATGCTCACCGAGGTGACGGCCTTCCACCGGGCCGCCCGGCGGCTGCTCCGGCACGCGGACGCGCACCCCGGCGGCAGCATCGACGGCCTGACCCTCGGCACCTTCCTGGCGATCTGCGGGTTCAGCCCGTACTTCGTCCGCCATTTCGTGCTGCCGGTCGTCTCCTGCGTCTGGTCGGCGGGTGCGGGGCTGTCGCTGGAGTACCCGGCGGTCTACCTGTTCCGGTTCCTGCACAACCACGGGATGCTCTCCGTCACGGGTTCCCCGCAGTGGCGGACGGTCACCGGCGGCTCGCGGACCTACGTCGAGCGGGCGGCCAAGGGCCTGTCCGCCGTCCAGACCGGGGCCGGCGTCCGGACCCTGACGCGGCACGCCGACGGCGTGGAGCTGGTCGACGACGACGGTCAGCACCACGACTCCGACGTCGTCGTCGTCGCCACCCACGCCGACCAGGCGCTCGCGCTGCTCGGCGACCCCACCGACGCCGAACGGGAGGTCCTCGGGGCGTTCGAGTACTCCCGCAACGAGACGCTGCTGCACACCGACGCACGGGTGCTCCCGGACGCCCGCCGGGCGCGGGCATCGTGGAACTACCGGCTGTCCGGGTGCGACCGGCTCGGGGACGACGTCCAGGTCAGTTACTGGATGAACCGGCTGCAGGACCTCGAGGTGCCGGAGGACTACCTGGTGACGCTCAACGGCGGCCAGGGCGTCGACCCCGGTTCGGTCCTGCAGCGCATGGTCTACGAGCACCCGATCTACACACCGGCGTCGGTCGCCGCGCAGCGGCGGCTGCCGGAGCTCACGACCGGCCGCACCGCGTTCGCCGGCGCCTACCACGGGTGGGGCTTCCACGAGGACGGCTGCTCGTCAGGGGTGCGGGCGGCCGCAGCCTTCGGTGCCGTCTGGTGA